From the Nocardiopsis changdeensis genome, one window contains:
- a CDS encoding non-ribosomal peptide synthetase: MIVRDQVARILGTDGFTDTDDLFDHGLDSLGLIRLVGRWREEGRDVTFEDLATAPTVSAWTALLERAEPTADAAPAPAPAAPAADGTPFPMATMQHAYWVGRGDEQPLGGVAAHFYTEFDGRGVDPGRLAAALDAVVDRHPMLRARFDGDGLQRIAPAGAGTGPTVHDLRAAAPDEIERTLDRLREENTHRRMDVAAGHVLDVALSLLPDGRTRLHVDLDMIVADALSLRVLLDDLLAAYEGRDLPPLDYDFARYLADRRARDTGAVDRARAWWHERLRDLPPAPGLPAVADASRPTPAGSPLARSTRLHHRLTPERTRALSDRARAAGVTPAAALAAAFAEVLGAWSASPAFTLNLPLFDRAPLHPDVDRLIGDFSGSVLLSVDTSEAVPFADRARTVRHDLHAAVDHGAYGGVEVLRDLARLDGGAMTPMPVVYTSAIGLGPLFGEAVQNTFGTPVHIISQGPQVWLDAQVTELDGGLLLNWDLREHAFAPGTAEAAFDAYRDLVESLIDDPGAWTRPFRPRVPAALDGTRAVPAADLPAPAPRTLHERFFEHARTAPGAVALVAPDGKETTYGELAERALRIAGAVADTAPAGEAVALCLPRGADQVAALLGILAAGCAYLPVGGHQPPARRRAILERGAPALLLSDDPAVLADADPPALTLAQALSGPVAGLRPTAPDAPAYVLFTSGSTGAPKGVEVPHRAAAHTVDVLNALLDTGPGDRTLALAEIDFDMSVFDLFAPLSAGGAAVLVDSGDRRDAAGWADAAERAGVTLLNCVPTLLDMLLTAVESGLAAAPPLRAVLLGGDRVGTDLPGRLRAVAPGSRFLALGGMTEAAVHSTLLEVGEPDPSWSHVPWGRPLPGVHCRVVDTQGRDRPDLVPGELWVGGAGLARGYRGAPATTADRFVHADGRRWYRTGDGARHLPDGSLEFLGRLDHQVKVNGVRIETGEVEAALTAHPGVAAAVALVLPGPAPVLAAAVVPALGTGAGDGPADLDGHLRALLPATMVPAVLEAVPEIPLTPNGKPDRAALARLLRDRVAGPPGPGAPPRGEREREVAGLWSDLLGVESVSRTSSFFALGGDSLLATRLVAELRARGYAAAGVTDLFVHPVLSDFAASLPEKGEADRRPAIGHDPASRYEPFPPTGVQRAYLTGRDPAFTLGGVGTYHYTEFDGADVDLERLERALDRLVARHDMLRAVFGEDGDQRVLPEVSPVRIPVEEAGPGDPGPALDAFFETMSHRVLDPARWPLFDIRALRYTRDGAERVRLGVGLDYLVLDALSIMTLYTELDLLYRDPDAALEPVDVTFRDYVTGVPDDPARRERARDYWRERVRDLPPAPDLPLAADPARIRRPRFTRRADHLSPAEWRALAGLARSSGITPSTLLLACYGEVLSAWSGRTALSLTLTLFDRRDAHPHIDRVLGDFTSLALTSYQREPGQDPLAAARALQRRLGRDLDHREVSAEEVLRELTRRDGTAQAGVPVVFTGSVGVGDGVSLDLSPRFPARVRGLSQSPQVHLDNQVLEREGGLDVYWDAVEELFRPGVLDGMFAAYLDLLRGLARGGARAWPELVADPLPTAQARVRASMNDTAGPRPRGALHDAFFSGARDRAGDPALITADGVLTHAETAERALRIGAGLRARGVRPGDAVGVHLPKGADQVCAVLGVLAAGAAYVPVGTGQPPLRRARVHAAARTVLTIGSDEAAEHSVEVADLVGAAPLDAPLPTAPGATAYVVFTSGSTGDPKGVEITHGAALNTVAEINDRYRVGPGDRVLALSALDFDLSVYDVFGLLGAGGALVVPQEEERRDARRWLELCAEHRVTVWNTVPALLDMLLLAAEDAGPPRSLRLALVSGDWVGTDLSRRLRTANGGRTHLVALGGATEASIWSNAFDGGHAPRGWPSVPYGTPLRNQRYRVVDPHGRDCPDWVPGELWIGGAGVARGYRGDPERTAARFVTAGGERWYRTGDLGRYRSEGLLEFLGRTDRQVKVGGHRLEPGEVEAALEDHPAVRRAAVVAVGDRVSRRLTAFVVAEGRTPSHGDLTAHLARWLPAHAVPGTLRVLDDIPLTPNGKVDAAALAALAERDAPAPGAPPADHTEKRIARLWEEVLGVPVRDREANFFALGGSSLLAIRMITTLRRETAGEVSTRDFLAVPTLAALADRVRAAEPGDVQTGVI, from the coding sequence GTGATCGTGCGGGATCAGGTGGCGCGGATCCTGGGGACGGACGGCTTCACCGACACCGACGACCTCTTCGACCACGGGCTCGACTCCCTGGGCCTCATCCGCCTCGTCGGGCGGTGGCGCGAGGAGGGGCGCGACGTCACCTTCGAGGACCTGGCCACCGCGCCGACGGTGAGCGCCTGGACCGCCCTGCTGGAGCGGGCGGAGCCCACCGCGGACGCGGCCCCCGCCCCGGCCCCGGCGGCCCCCGCCGCCGATGGCACCCCCTTCCCGATGGCGACCATGCAGCACGCCTACTGGGTCGGCCGCGGGGACGAGCAGCCCCTGGGCGGCGTCGCCGCGCACTTCTACACCGAGTTCGACGGCCGCGGCGTCGACCCTGGCCGGCTCGCCGCCGCGCTGGACGCCGTCGTCGACCGCCACCCCATGCTCCGCGCCCGGTTCGACGGCGACGGTCTCCAGCGCATCGCCCCCGCCGGGGCGGGGACCGGTCCCACCGTCCACGACCTGCGCGCGGCCGCCCCCGACGAGATCGAGCGCACCCTCGACCGCCTGCGGGAGGAGAACACCCACCGGCGCATGGACGTGGCCGCCGGGCACGTCCTGGACGTCGCGCTGTCGCTGCTGCCGGACGGCCGCACCCGCCTGCACGTGGACCTGGACATGATCGTGGCCGACGCGCTCAGCCTGCGCGTCCTGCTCGACGACCTCCTGGCCGCCTACGAGGGCCGCGACCTGCCCCCGCTGGACTACGACTTCGCCCGCTACCTGGCCGACCGCCGCGCCCGCGACACCGGTGCCGTCGACCGGGCCCGGGCCTGGTGGCACGAACGCCTGCGCGACCTGCCCCCGGCACCCGGGCTCCCCGCGGTGGCCGACGCCTCCCGGCCCACCCCCGCCGGCTCCCCCCTGGCCAGGTCCACCCGCCTGCACCACCGGCTCACCCCGGAGCGCACCCGGGCGCTGTCCGACCGGGCCCGCGCCGCCGGGGTCACCCCGGCGGCGGCCCTGGCCGCCGCCTTCGCCGAGGTGCTCGGCGCCTGGAGCGCCTCGCCCGCCTTCACCCTCAACCTGCCGCTCTTCGACCGGGCGCCGCTGCACCCCGACGTGGACCGGCTGATCGGCGACTTCAGCGGCTCGGTGCTGCTGTCCGTCGACACCTCCGAGGCGGTGCCCTTCGCCGACCGGGCCCGCACCGTCCGGCACGACCTGCACGCCGCGGTGGACCACGGCGCCTACGGCGGTGTGGAGGTGCTGCGCGACCTGGCCCGCCTCGACGGCGGCGCGATGACGCCGATGCCCGTCGTCTACACCAGCGCGATCGGCCTGGGACCGCTGTTCGGCGAGGCCGTCCAGAACACTTTCGGCACCCCCGTTCACATCATCTCCCAGGGCCCCCAGGTGTGGCTGGACGCCCAGGTCACCGAGCTGGACGGCGGCCTGCTGCTCAACTGGGACCTGCGGGAGCACGCGTTCGCCCCCGGCACCGCCGAGGCGGCCTTCGACGCCTACCGCGACCTGGTGGAATCCCTCATCGACGATCCCGGGGCGTGGACGCGCCCCTTCCGGCCGCGCGTCCCCGCCGCGCTCGACGGCACCCGCGCCGTCCCGGCCGCCGATCTGCCCGCCCCCGCGCCGCGCACCCTCCACGAGCGGTTCTTCGAACACGCCCGCACCGCGCCCGGTGCCGTGGCCCTCGTCGCCCCCGATGGGAAGGAGACCACCTACGGGGAGCTGGCCGAGCGCGCCCTGCGCATCGCTGGAGCGGTCGCCGACACCGCCCCGGCGGGGGAGGCCGTCGCCCTGTGCCTGCCCCGGGGCGCCGACCAGGTCGCCGCGCTGCTGGGGATCCTCGCCGCGGGCTGCGCCTACCTGCCGGTGGGCGGCCACCAGCCCCCCGCCCGCAGGCGCGCGATCCTGGAGCGGGGCGCCCCCGCGCTGCTGCTCTCGGACGACCCGGCCGTCCTCGCCGACGCCGACCCGCCTGCGCTCACCCTCGCCCAGGCCCTGTCCGGCCCGGTCGCCGGGCTCCGGCCGACGGCACCCGACGCCCCCGCCTACGTGCTCTTCACCTCGGGGTCGACCGGCGCCCCCAAGGGCGTGGAGGTGCCCCACCGGGCCGCCGCGCACACCGTCGACGTCCTCAACGCCCTCCTCGACACCGGGCCCGGCGACCGCACCCTGGCCCTCGCCGAGATCGACTTCGACATGTCCGTCTTCGACCTCTTCGCCCCGCTGTCGGCGGGGGGAGCCGCCGTCCTGGTGGACTCCGGCGACCGCCGCGACGCCGCCGGGTGGGCGGACGCGGCCGAGCGCGCCGGGGTCACCCTCCTCAACTGCGTGCCCACCCTGCTCGACATGCTGCTGACCGCCGTCGAGTCCGGCCTGGCGGCGGCCCCGCCGCTGCGCGCGGTCCTGCTCGGCGGCGACCGCGTCGGCACCGACCTGCCCGGGCGGCTGCGCGCGGTCGCCCCGGGGAGCCGCTTCCTGGCGCTGGGCGGGATGACCGAGGCCGCCGTCCACTCCACCCTGCTGGAGGTCGGCGAGCCCGACCCCTCCTGGAGCCACGTCCCGTGGGGCCGCCCGCTGCCCGGCGTGCACTGCCGGGTCGTCGACACCCAGGGGCGCGACCGCCCCGACCTGGTGCCCGGCGAGCTCTGGGTGGGGGGAGCCGGACTGGCCCGCGGCTACCGGGGCGCCCCGGCCACCACCGCCGACCGGTTCGTGCACGCCGACGGGCGGCGCTGGTACCGCACCGGCGACGGCGCCCGCCACCTGCCCGACGGGTCCCTGGAGTTCCTCGGCCGCCTGGACCACCAGGTCAAGGTCAACGGGGTGCGCATCGAGACCGGAGAGGTAGAGGCCGCCCTGACCGCGCACCCCGGGGTCGCGGCCGCCGTCGCCCTCGTCCTGCCCGGCCCGGCCCCCGTGCTCGCCGCCGCCGTCGTCCCCGCCCTCGGGACCGGCGCGGGCGACGGCCCCGCGGACCTCGACGGTCACCTGCGGGCCCTGCTGCCCGCGACCATGGTCCCCGCCGTCCTGGAGGCCGTCCCGGAGATCCCGCTCACCCCCAACGGCAAACCCGACCGCGCCGCGCTGGCGCGCCTGCTGCGCGACCGCGTCGCCGGCCCCCCGGGACCGGGCGCCCCGCCCCGGGGGGAGCGCGAGCGCGAGGTGGCCGGACTGTGGTCCGACCTGCTGGGCGTGGAGTCCGTGTCCCGCACCTCTTCCTTCTTCGCCCTGGGCGGCGACTCCCTGCTCGCCACCCGGCTGGTGGCGGAGCTGCGGGCGCGCGGCTACGCCGCCGCGGGCGTCACCGACCTGTTCGTCCACCCGGTCCTGTCCGACTTCGCCGCCTCCCTGCCGGAGAAGGGGGAGGCGGACCGGCGGCCGGCCATCGGGCACGACCCCGCCTCCCGGTACGAGCCCTTCCCCCCGACCGGGGTGCAGCGGGCCTACCTCACCGGCCGCGACCCCGCGTTCACCCTGGGCGGTGTGGGCACCTACCACTACACCGAGTTCGACGGCGCCGACGTGGACCTGGAGCGCCTGGAACGCGCGCTGGACCGGCTCGTCGCCCGCCACGACATGCTCCGCGCCGTGTTCGGCGAGGACGGCGACCAGCGAGTCCTGCCCGAGGTCTCCCCGGTGCGCATCCCGGTGGAGGAGGCCGGGCCGGGCGACCCGGGCCCCGCGCTCGACGCCTTCTTCGAGACCATGTCCCACCGGGTCCTGGACCCCGCCCGCTGGCCGCTGTTCGACATCCGCGCGCTGCGCTACACCCGGGACGGGGCCGAGCGGGTGCGCCTGGGCGTCGGCCTGGACTACCTCGTCCTGGACGCCCTCAGCATCATGACCCTCTACACCGAGCTGGACCTGCTGTACCGCGACCCCGACGCGGCCCTGGAACCGGTGGACGTCACCTTCCGCGACTACGTCACCGGCGTCCCCGACGACCCGGCGCGGCGGGAGCGGGCCCGCGACTACTGGCGGGAGCGGGTGCGCGACCTGCCCCCCGCCCCGGACCTGCCCCTGGCCGCCGACCCCGCGCGGATCCGTCGGCCCCGGTTCACCCGCCGCGCCGACCACCTGTCACCCGCCGAGTGGCGTGCGCTGGCCGGACTGGCCCGGTCCTCGGGGATCACCCCCTCGACCCTGCTCCTGGCCTGCTACGGCGAGGTCCTCTCCGCCTGGAGCGGCCGGACCGCCCTCAGCCTCACCCTCACCCTGTTCGACCGGCGCGACGCGCACCCCCACATCGACCGGGTCCTGGGCGACTTCACCTCCCTGGCCCTGACCTCCTACCAGCGCGAACCGGGCCAGGACCCGCTGGCCGCCGCCCGCGCGCTCCAGCGCAGGCTGGGGCGGGACCTGGACCACCGCGAGGTCTCCGCCGAGGAGGTCCTGCGGGAGCTGACCCGCCGCGACGGCACCGCCCAGGCCGGGGTGCCCGTGGTGTTCACCGGCTCCGTGGGCGTGGGGGACGGCGTCTCCCTGGACCTGTCGCCGCGGTTCCCCGCCCGGGTCCGGGGGCTGTCCCAGTCCCCGCAGGTCCACCTGGACAACCAGGTCCTCGAACGCGAGGGCGGCCTCGACGTGTACTGGGACGCGGTGGAGGAGCTGTTCCGCCCCGGCGTCCTGGACGGCATGTTCGCCGCCTACCTGGACCTGCTCCGCGGCCTGGCCCGCGGCGGGGCGCGGGCCTGGCCGGAGCTGGTGGCCGACCCGCTGCCCACCGCCCAGGCCCGGGTCCGGGCCTCCATGAACGACACCGCCGGCCCCCGCCCCCGGGGAGCGCTCCACGACGCCTTCTTCTCCGGCGCCCGCGACCGGGCCGGCGACCCCGCCCTCATCACCGCCGACGGCGTCCTCACCCACGCCGAGACCGCCGAGCGCGCCCTGCGGATCGGGGCCGGGCTCCGCGCGCGCGGCGTGCGCCCCGGGGACGCCGTCGGCGTCCACCTGCCCAAGGGCGCCGACCAGGTCTGCGCAGTGCTGGGGGTGCTGGCGGCCGGCGCCGCGTACGTGCCCGTCGGCACGGGGCAGCCCCCGCTGCGCCGCGCACGCGTGCACGCCGCCGCGCGCACGGTCCTGACGATCGGGAGCGACGAGGCCGCGGAGCACTCCGTGGAGGTCGCCGACCTGGTGGGGGCCGCCCCGCTGGACGCCCCCCTGCCCACCGCGCCGGGGGCGACCGCCTACGTCGTCTTCACCTCGGGGTCCACTGGCGACCCCAAGGGGGTGGAGATCACCCACGGGGCGGCCCTGAACACCGTCGCGGAGATCAACGACCGCTACCGCGTCGGCCCCGGCGACCGGGTCCTGGCCCTGTCGGCCCTCGACTTCGACCTCTCGGTCTACGACGTGTTCGGACTGCTCGGCGCGGGCGGGGCCCTGGTCGTCCCGCAGGAGGAGGAGCGCAGGGACGCCCGGCGGTGGCTGGAGCTGTGCGCCGAGCACCGGGTGACGGTGTGGAACACCGTGCCCGCACTGCTGGACATGCTGCTCCTGGCGGCCGAGGACGCCGGCCCTCCCCGCTCCCTGCGCCTGGCCCTGGTCTCCGGCGACTGGGTCGGCACCGACCTGTCCCGGCGGCTGCGCACCGCCAACGGCGGCCGCACCCACCTGGTCGCCCTGGGCGGCGCCACCGAGGCGTCCATCTGGTCCAACGCCTTCGACGGCGGGCACGCCCCCCGGGGCTGGCCCTCGGTCCCCTACGGCACCCCGCTGCGCAACCAGCGCTACCGGGTCGTGGACCCCCACGGCCGCGACTGCCCCGACTGGGTGCCGGGGGAGCTGTGGATCGGCGGCGCCGGGGTGGCCCGCGGGTACCGGGGCGACCCCGAGCGCACCGCCGCCCGGTTCGTCACCGCCGGCGGAGAGCGGTGGTACCGCACCGGCGACCTGGGCCGGTACCGCTCCGAGGGCCTGCTGGAGTTCCTGGGCCGCACCGACCGCCAGGTCAAGGTCGGCGGCCACCGGCTCGAACCCGGCGAGGTCGAGGCCGCGCTCGAGGACCACCCGGCGGTGCGCCGGGCGGCCGTGGTGGCGGTGGGGGACCGCGTCTCCCGGAGGCTCACCGCCTTCGTGGTCGCCGAGGGCCGCACACCCTCCCACGGCGACCTCACCGCCCACCTGGCCCGGTGGCTGCCCGCCCACGCGGTCCCCGGCACCCTCCGCGTCCTGGACGACATCCCGCTCACGCCCAACGGCAAGGTCGACGCCGCCGCGCTGGCGGCCCTGGCCGAACGCGACGCCCCGGCCCCGGGCGCACCGCCCGCCGACCACACCGAGAAGCGGATCGCCCGCCTGTGGGAGGAGGTGCTCGGCGTTCCGGTCCGGGACCGGGAGGCCAACTTCTTCGCCCTGGGCGGCAGCAGCCTCCTGGCCATCCGCATGATCACCACCCTGCGCCGGGAGACGGCCGGGGAGGTCTCCACCCGCGACTTCCTGGCCGTCCCCACCCTCGCCGCACTCGCCGACCGGGTCCGCGCCGCCGAGCCGGGCGACGTGCAGACCGGCGTCATCTGA